AAAACGCCAACCTGCGGGTCAAATACGGTAGCTTGCTGCTGCTGCGGGGCAACGTCGATCTGGCCATTGAACATCTAGACCAGGCCGTTATTCTGAGCCCCGGTAACGCTGAAGCCTGGCTGCGCCGCGGTGATGCCTACTATGAAAAGAAAGACTGGCAGCAGGCCGGGGTTTCTTACCAGCAAACCGTAGCCCTTTCACCGGTTCGTTATCCGGATGCCTATATCGGTTTGGGGCAGGTTTTGATTGAACTCAAGGATTACCAGAAGGCCCGTTTCAACTTTACCAAGGCGGTAGCCCTGGAGCAGGACAATCCGGTTTACCGCTTCTGGTTGTGCCGCGCCAACGAGCTGTTGGGTGACAAGGCTGGGGCTAAGGCGCAGTGCGAACAGGCCCTTAAGCTGCGGCCCGATTTCAAAGAAGCCCAGGATGTGCTCAATCGCCTGAAATAAAGCAGCGCTTGCGAATAGTTTTTGGCTTCAGCCCTGCCCCCTCAAGGAAGGGCTGGGCTTCTTTTTGTCTATTCTGATTCTGACTATCTGCAGTTGATATTTACGTCTAAAACAAAATAGTGTAGATTGTATCCATGAGCTGGAAGCTGGAAGCCTGGAATCCTGAGTATGCCCTACCGGACAGGCTAGAAGAAGGTGAGGGCCTCGAGGATATCAAAGCGCACTACGAAGGTGACTGGACGGCCCGTTCCCCGAAAAGGCAAGCGCCCACCGACTGGCCCATTGTGTACCTGGTGGATGGCCGCCAGCGCATAGATGCTCAGATTGCCAACTCGAGGGGTCACCGGGCCCTGCTGGCTACCGTGATAGCAGGGGCCGTAGTGCGCGATGGCGCAGGTATCCGCCCGGTGGGAGAGCCCCTAAAACGCCATATTTTGCTCTACAGCGGCGACCTCGAGGAACCTCTGCCCCCCGGCCTGGGCCACTACCAGCTGGTGGAGACTAAAAAATCCGACCCCGCCAGCATGCGCTCCAGGGTCACCGAGGAGATGCGGCGCCTGGAGGCCAGCCTGGTGAACGAGCTAGAGGGGGGGTTGGTGATCGTGGACGGGCAGATATACCGAGGTGAAAAGTCGTACACCGCACCAGAGCGAGTTCTGGGCTACACCAAGACCCAGGCCGCCATCTACCTGGGCGCAGAGCAACAAGCCCTGTTGTACGAACTCAAACCCTACCAGCGCACGCCCATTTTTATGATTCCCGGCAAAGCCATCAACCGTCCGCTGGATGTTTTCTCCTGGTACGTGCGGCTGCCCCTAAAGCCAACGGCCACCTTCTACACCGGCGCTTCGCTCTTGCGCATCGAGACCATCAGCCCGGAGCCTTACCAGGCCATCCGCCTGGCCGACCTTTCGGTAAGCATCTTTTGTGATATGGCCTCCTCCCCCGCGAAAGACCCCCGCGCCCCCCAGAACCTGATTCCCGTTGGGGGGCTCGAGCAGTGGTTGGGTCGTCATCTAGGCCAGGGGGAAGTGGCGCGGCGAAGAATCATGCAAGCGCTGTTTAGCTAGTTTGGGAGGAAGTTGTGAAACAAGTGGGAATGGTATTAGGTAGCCGTGATGCAGGAGCGCTGGATTTTTGGGTTGCAGTAGAAGAGGGTCAGTACCTACGTCTCGACGACCTGGTTTACGTCGAATTTCGCCACCCCGACCCGCGCAAGGGCGATGCCAATGGCAATGTGCGCTATTACGGCATGGTAGACCACGTCATCAAGCTCTACGAGGGCTCGCAATTTGACACCGACGTGTTTTTAGCTCAACGCGATCTGTTGCCGGTCAGCCTCTCGTACGCAGCACACGTGCAGGTTACCCGCCTGCTGCCGGAGGAGTACATGCCACCCGACCCTGGCTCACCGGTCTATCTGGCCCAAGAAGAGGCCCTGGGCTTGGCCCTTTACTACGACCGGATGCAGGAACAAAAACTGCCGGTGGGGCTACTCAAGAATGGCGAGGTGGCCTACATCAACTTCGAATTCCTGAATGGTTTCAAGGGCGGGCACGTCAACATTTCGGGGGTCTCGGGGGTAGCGGCCAAGACCAGCTATGCTACCTTCTTGCTGCACAGCATTTTCCAGTCGCCTGCCAATCGGCAAAAAGCCAACACCAAGGCCCTAATTTTCAACGTAAAAGGCGAAGACCTGTTCTATCTCGACAAGGACAACAGCGGCCTAAACGACGAGGCCAGGGAAACCTATCGCAGGCTGGGCCTGCCAGCCCAAGCCTTCCAGAGTGTGGCTTTTTTGGCCCCCCCGCGCAAAACGCCCGGCGACATCCTGGCCGATGTGGGCCGCCCCGATGCCCTGGCTTACTACTGGGATCTGGTGCAGTTTTGCCGCGATGGCCTGCTGCCGTTTCTATTTACCGACCGGGGGGCCATGAGC
The Meiothermus cerbereus DSM 11376 genome window above contains:
- a CDS encoding DNA double-strand break repair nuclease NurA; translation: MSWKLEAWNPEYALPDRLEEGEGLEDIKAHYEGDWTARSPKRQAPTDWPIVYLVDGRQRIDAQIANSRGHRALLATVIAGAVVRDGAGIRPVGEPLKRHILLYSGDLEEPLPPGLGHYQLVETKKSDPASMRSRVTEEMRRLEASLVNELEGGLVIVDGQIYRGEKSYTAPERVLGYTKTQAAIYLGAEQQALLYELKPYQRTPIFMIPGKAINRPLDVFSWYVRLPLKPTATFYTGASLLRIETISPEPYQAIRLADLSVSIFCDMASSPAKDPRAPQNLIPVGGLEQWLGRHLGQGEVARRRIMQALFS